One window of the Spirochaetia bacterium 38H-sp genome contains the following:
- a CDS encoding adenosylcobalamin-dependent ribonucleoside-diphosphate reductase has product MKFKRFFTRGMSSPYDGIEWVERKSEIRDLDGRVIFSQERVVVPSFWSQIATDIIAQKYFRKAGVPEDISPDGREFDARQVFHRLAYTWKKWGEDAGYFDSEEDAQIFYDEICYMLAHQMAAPNSPQWFNTGLHAVYGIEGPPQGHYYVDHKTGKLKRSASAYERPQPHACFILDVEDDLVGEGGLMDTLQREARLFKYGSGTGSNFSRIRAEGEPLSGGGVSSGLLSFLKVFDRSAAAIKSGGTTRRAAKMVVLDVDHPDIFKFVRWKVEEEYKVASLVAGSRLVSSMSRRLLEAFSSCGGDYEDAVLVTAIREAISAGLPETYIHQVLRLAEAGMSPEDFPVYSTDWEGEAYNTVSGQSSNNSVRVSQAFLEAVENDGDWELTARTSGQVIKVVKARELWKEIIRAAWQCADPGIQFDSTINEWHTCPADGKINASNPCSEYMFLDDTACNLASINFLPFYDMDSGRFDVEGFSHAVDLWTVVLEISVVMAQFPSKTIAEKSYLYRTLGLGFANLGSLLMVMGLPYDSPEGRAVAGALSAILTGRAYHMSARMAAEWGAFARYEANREHMLRVIRNHRRAAYNSAREEYEGLSVTPIGIDPTLCPDYLVKAARKIWDEALELGENYGYRNAQVTAIAPTGTIGLLMDCDTTGIEPDFAIVKFKKLAGGGYFKIINRSVPPALRKLGYSEKQIEEIVRYCVGAASLKGCSVISHKKLKEKGFTDKEISAMEERAKNAFSIKDVFGIWNFSQETLSRLGLPEDASKDASFDLLAFLGFSRKEIETAEEYICGSMTLEGAPHLKEEHLSVFDTASPAGKKGTRSISWRGHVLMMAAVQPFVSGAISKTVNMPQSASIRDVEEAYLLSWKSMLKAVALYRDASKLSQPLSAVSGAGDGAAEAIAKAARIRLQPREEQYAEQATEINKSTQTTSLSRGQRETLPSRRAGYTQKAKIGGHSLFIRTGEYQDGRLGEIFLDMYKEGAAFRSLLNSFAIAVSIGLQYGVPLQEFVDAFVFTRFEPNGMVQGHPKLRMATSVIDLIFRDLGISYLGRDDLAHIKEEISSTDISHNTEEKQEENTSHKKTKKEVIREEAVSKGYEGDACPICGNFTLVRNGTCLKCETCGSTTGCS; this is encoded by the coding sequence ATGAAATTTAAAAGGTTTTTTACGCGGGGGATGTCTTCTCCTTACGATGGGATTGAGTGGGTGGAGAGAAAGAGTGAGATACGTGATCTTGACGGAAGGGTTATTTTTTCTCAAGAGAGGGTTGTTGTCCCTTCTTTTTGGTCTCAAATTGCAACGGATATTATTGCTCAGAAATATTTTAGAAAGGCAGGGGTGCCAGAGGATATTTCTCCCGATGGAAGGGAGTTCGATGCAAGACAGGTCTTTCATCGTCTGGCTTATACGTGGAAAAAATGGGGTGAGGATGCGGGATACTTTGACAGCGAGGAGGATGCCCAGATTTTTTATGATGAGATTTGTTATATGCTTGCTCACCAAATGGCAGCGCCCAATTCTCCTCAGTGGTTTAATACAGGGCTGCATGCTGTCTATGGTATAGAGGGGCCACCTCAGGGGCATTATTATGTAGACCACAAGACTGGCAAGCTCAAAAGGTCAGCGAGCGCATACGAGAGGCCTCAGCCACATGCCTGTTTTATTTTGGATGTAGAGGATGATCTTGTGGGAGAAGGTGGCCTTATGGATACGCTCCAGCGTGAGGCCAGGCTTTTTAAATACGGTTCCGGTACTGGAAGTAATTTTTCTAGAATCAGAGCTGAGGGGGAGCCTTTGAGCGGTGGTGGGGTGTCCTCCGGACTGCTTTCTTTTCTCAAGGTGTTTGACCGCTCTGCTGCTGCAATAAAGAGCGGAGGAACCACAAGACGTGCAGCCAAGATGGTTGTGCTTGATGTGGATCATCCAGATATCTTTAAATTTGTCAGATGGAAGGTGGAGGAAGAGTATAAGGTCGCTTCTCTTGTTGCAGGTAGCAGACTGGTTTCCTCTATGTCACGCAGGCTGCTTGAAGCTTTTTCATCATGCGGCGGGGATTATGAGGATGCTGTTCTTGTGACGGCCATAAGAGAGGCTATTTCCGCAGGGCTTCCTGAGACTTATATCCATCAGGTTTTACGTCTTGCAGAGGCTGGGATGAGTCCTGAGGATTTCCCAGTGTATTCTACGGACTGGGAAGGAGAGGCGTACAACACTGTGAGCGGACAGTCCTCCAATAATTCTGTACGCGTGTCTCAGGCTTTTCTGGAGGCTGTAGAGAATGATGGGGACTGGGAACTTACTGCACGCACAAGCGGTCAGGTGATAAAGGTAGTAAAGGCAAGAGAGCTATGGAAGGAGATTATCAGGGCTGCCTGGCAGTGCGCTGATCCGGGGATTCAGTTTGACAGCACTATTAATGAGTGGCATACCTGTCCGGCTGACGGAAAGATAAATGCTTCTAACCCCTGTTCTGAGTATATGTTTCTTGACGATACTGCATGTAATCTTGCTTCTATCAATTTCCTTCCCTTCTATGATATGGATTCAGGCAGATTTGATGTAGAGGGGTTTTCCCATGCTGTTGATTTATGGACTGTTGTGCTTGAAATAAGCGTAGTAATGGCTCAGTTTCCTTCCAAAACGATAGCGGAGAAGAGTTATCTTTATAGGACTCTTGGGCTGGGCTTTGCCAATCTTGGCAGTCTGCTCATGGTTATGGGGCTTCCTTATGACAGTCCGGAGGGACGTGCTGTTGCGGGAGCTCTCAGTGCAATACTGACAGGTCGTGCATATCACATGTCCGCAAGGATGGCAGCAGAGTGGGGTGCTTTTGCAAGATATGAGGCAAACCGCGAGCATATGTTGCGTGTTATAAGAAACCACAGGCGTGCAGCATATAATTCTGCAAGGGAAGAATATGAGGGGTTGTCCGTTACTCCTATAGGCATAGACCCGACGCTGTGTCCGGATTATCTTGTCAAGGCAGCAAGAAAAATCTGGGATGAAGCGCTCGAACTTGGAGAAAACTACGGATACAGAAATGCACAGGTTACGGCCATAGCACCTACGGGAACCATCGGGCTTCTTATGGACTGCGATACAACAGGGATAGAGCCTGATTTTGCGATAGTTAAGTTTAAGAAGCTTGCAGGAGGTGGATATTTTAAGATAATAAACCGCTCGGTACCCCCTGCGCTAAGAAAACTGGGCTACTCGGAGAAGCAGATAGAGGAGATTGTCCGCTATTGCGTAGGAGCGGCAAGTCTCAAGGGCTGCTCTGTGATATCTCATAAAAAGCTCAAGGAAAAAGGATTTACAGATAAAGAAATATCTGCAATGGAAGAAAGGGCAAAAAATGCCTTTTCTATCAAGGATGTTTTTGGTATATGGAATTTCTCACAGGAGACTTTGTCAAGGCTGGGGCTTCCAGAAGATGCGTCCAAGGATGCGAGCTTTGACCTGCTTGCTTTTCTGGGCTTTTCCAGGAAGGAAATTGAGACAGCAGAGGAATATATCTGCGGCTCCATGACACTGGAGGGTGCTCCGCATCTCAAAGAAGAGCACCTGTCTGTCTTTGACACGGCAAGTCCTGCAGGAAAAAAGGGAACACGCTCTATATCATGGCGCGGGCATGTGCTTATGATGGCAGCTGTGCAGCCTTTTGTAAGCGGAGCTATATCCAAGACAGTAAACATGCCGCAGAGCGCAAGCATCCGGGATGTGGAAGAAGCCTATCTTCTGTCATGGAAGAGTATGCTCAAAGCTGTTGCCCTATACAGAGACGCATCCAAGCTAAGCCAGCCACTTTCTGCAGTAAGTGGAGCAGGCGACGGAGCTGCGGAGGCCATAGCAAAAGCAGCAAGAATAAGGCTACAGCCTCGTGAAGAGCAATACGCAGAACAGGCAACAGAAATAAATAAGTCGACACAGACAACAAGTCTATCACGCGGACAGAGGGAGACTCTTCCATCCCGCAGAGCTGGCTACACTCAAAAAGCAAAAATAGGAGGACACAGTCTTTTTATCCGCACCGGAGAATATCAGGACGGCAGGCTGGGAGAAATCTTTCTGGACATGTACAAAGAAGGTGCAGCCTTCCGCTCTCTTCTCAACAGCTTTGCCATTGCAGTCTCCATAGGTCTGCAATACGGCGTACCTCTACAGGAGTTTGTGGATGCATTTGTCTTCACGCGTTTTGAGCCCAACGGCATGGTACAGGGACACCCCAAGCTGAGAATGGCAACCTCCGTGATAGACCTGATATTCCGCGACTTGGGCATCTCCTATCTGGGAAGAGATGATCTTGCACACATAAAAGAAGAAATATCCAGCACTGACATAAGCCACAACACGGAAGAGAAACAAGAAGAAAACACTAGCCACAAAAAAACAAAAAAAGAAGTCATAAGAGAAGAAGCCGTAAGCAAAGGCTACGAAGGCGATGCCTGCCCTATCTGCGGCAACTTTACACTTGTGAGAAACGGGACATGTCTCAAGTGCGAGACATGCGGAAGCACAACAGGCTGTTCTTAA
- a CDS encoding MG2 domain-containing protein, with amino-acid sequence MKRLLIFFFAIAALVSCNKAQQKYNEKIDPQVLREYVFSYTQGSLSRQGKIEVTFSQDILKDYKIGDELPDNILTISPAIKGKTTKETNRIIVFEPEKGFKQGVSYSYTVWLNRIFDKKPKIDRFSAEIKIPEIAVNYLNLQTYSQGNRSIEIQGNLRMSDVVDNDALERALKTDIKKPIEWEHDGTNHTFSIKDIPQTKEEQRYNISIDLSAVGGKGEVKREAVIPGFGKFVVTRQDYQREEGKLLLYFSTPIDTEQNISSLITSSNTEINTSINGNILSVFFTRIKPDTQNTTIKISKDLKSVYGTSMEKDYSTQISLKIIPKPKVQLNIQGGIIPQGKDAYVPFRAISLRAVDITVIEVFPHNMLDFYKRFVQINSQNSSYISYVGRPVAEFTVRLDRYTNNNLSTLEDYKINLADYIEINKQSVYRVEIDFNRRYFIGIPEEDAEKLSDKTYADDYETPIKKNDYYSDYYYYNDDYYKSMDPYTTTYYSGGKQRVGCFIAVSNISLIAFQNKGSLSVIANDTMTGNPLSSAKIELYNLQGEKLIEKTTDNNGFVSFETKTKGAFIKANKADEYAYLYLSPDTMMDMSNYNIGGEVREDDLDAFIYGEREVWRPGDNIHLFLMLEDKKGALPEDYPVVARLIDPKGKVKQKIVNSEHINRLYYFVFSTDPDDMTGNWSAVFEVGGKEFTKAIAIETVKPNRMRTTLTFPSEIIHQSEEGIPISVEVSWLHGAPAKDTKVNISYSLFPVKTSFANYEAYIFDNPTIDFHSYYDKAAEKKTDQDGKTSFTFKPGNIKAPGFLKAVFLCRAYETGGDISINTSSVKYSPYTHYAGLMLPREKDSWYDFESKKEYEMNVVSVTDEGKPAPNRNLNITIYKINWWWWWHKEDDFTNFFRKYDARKLQSWRVTTDSTGGAKQKFSFDDGGRYLIYVEDPKSGHATGKIVYTSWWGRNMAAVTGNASVLFFFPDKEEYTPGEKAKLSFPSSPDAKLYLAVSDAYTIKKLIYLEAEKDKDTIDVEIDITDDFDSTMYIHAFLVQPYDNLKNDRPIRMYGLQPIRIKKEKYSISPVIETDKNFMPFKTANIKISEKNGKPMTYSLAIVDEGLLDITNFKTPDPYNYFYAKKAMLLNIWDTYGYIMSRSQLSIGKILRPGGGGMEEEQEQKKQATRFKPVVIVKGPFYLPPGKTINHAIDIPNYIGSVRIMVVARDKSSYGSAEKAVPVKASLMTLVTAPRVSRYGDTFSIPVNITASEEIIGNQAKAYIEAEGGIEIVGDKTRLVDIKEAGEQYIYFTAKTTQLGIGKITGYVEAGNQKSDFDFEIDVLPPSGLTTRVITSTINGKSAESFDINPIGLVGGNTYKLELSIIPPINLESRLQYLISYPYGCAEQTTSSVFPQIMLPDITNLTEKEKKAIEDHINIAIERLTDMQTSDGGFAYWPGERSYDWLSSYVGHFLILAKKKGYYVPSYTAENWLNYQKELAREWQYDKDKYYLNNTQAYRLYTLALAGYPDMSSMNRTLAALKQDDKNIRAKLRLAAAYAISGNKTIAKDIISDITDVNALIAGAYENDDYWWYSYGSGLRDLAIALETFVIIQDKDKAFKIAQHIAESLNSDKWMSTNTTAYCLYAIAQYINSSGDSSKVMAEYSWQNNIISIDSDKPIQLITLDGEKGGKLTVRNKTDSPIHTRVISSGYPPLREAKPMENLIKLDVEFYDKNSKPISPKNITQGTDIIIKITVENPSNTKYRNIALSLIVPSGWEILNQRLFETAITKNQSSFSYQDIRDDRIYTFFDIEPKEKKNYVFLTTAAYEGEFFFPSVLVEEMYNHEIRAESAAFFTKVLKADK; translated from the coding sequence ATGAAAAGGCTGCTTATCTTTTTTTTTGCGATAGCTGCACTCGTATCATGTAATAAAGCTCAGCAAAAATACAACGAAAAAATAGACCCACAGGTTCTCCGTGAATATGTTTTTTCTTATACACAAGGAAGCCTGTCAAGACAGGGCAAGATAGAAGTTACTTTTTCTCAGGATATTCTTAAGGATTATAAAATTGGAGATGAGCTTCCTGATAATATCCTTACTATTTCCCCAGCTATAAAGGGAAAAACAACTAAGGAAACTAACCGTATTATTGTCTTTGAGCCGGAAAAAGGGTTTAAACAGGGAGTGTCCTATTCTTATACTGTATGGCTTAACCGCATTTTTGATAAAAAACCAAAGATAGACAGGTTCTCCGCAGAGATAAAAATACCGGAGATTGCAGTAAACTATCTTAATCTGCAAACTTATTCACAGGGCAACAGAAGCATAGAAATCCAGGGCAACCTGCGAATGTCGGATGTTGTGGATAATGATGCCCTAGAAAGGGCTCTAAAAACAGATATAAAAAAGCCAATAGAATGGGAACATGATGGAACAAATCACACATTCTCCATAAAGGATATTCCACAAACCAAGGAAGAACAGCGGTATAACATTTCTATTGACCTTTCTGCAGTGGGAGGAAAAGGCGAGGTAAAAAGAGAAGCAGTCATACCAGGCTTTGGCAAATTTGTTGTGACAAGGCAGGATTACCAAAGAGAAGAAGGAAAGCTTCTTCTTTATTTCTCAACTCCTATAGACACAGAACAAAACATCTCTTCCCTTATAACTTCATCAAACACAGAAATCAACACCAGTATAAACGGTAACATACTTTCCGTATTTTTCACCAGAATAAAGCCAGATACACAGAATACAACCATCAAGATATCAAAGGATTTAAAGAGTGTTTACGGTACATCCATGGAAAAAGATTATTCCACACAGATAAGCCTAAAAATAATTCCCAAGCCCAAGGTACAGCTCAATATCCAGGGCGGAATAATTCCGCAGGGGAAGGATGCTTATGTGCCGTTTAGGGCAATAAGTCTTAGGGCTGTAGATATAACCGTCATAGAAGTTTTTCCACATAATATGCTGGATTTCTACAAGAGGTTTGTGCAAATCAACTCTCAAAACAGTTCTTATATCTCTTATGTGGGAAGGCCTGTTGCAGAGTTTACTGTAAGACTGGACAGGTATACAAATAACAATCTTTCTACATTGGAAGATTATAAAATCAATCTGGCTGATTATATAGAGATTAATAAGCAGTCGGTCTATAGGGTAGAGATTGATTTTAACAGAAGGTATTTTATAGGCATACCGGAGGAAGATGCAGAAAAACTGAGTGATAAGACCTATGCAGATGACTATGAAACTCCCATAAAAAAGAATGATTATTACAGTGATTATTACTATTACAATGATGATTACTACAAAAGCATGGATCCATATACTACAACATACTACTCTGGTGGTAAACAACGTGTAGGCTGTTTTATTGCAGTATCCAATATAAGCCTGATAGCCTTTCAGAACAAGGGAAGCCTGTCTGTCATTGCTAACGATACTATGACAGGAAATCCTCTGTCCTCAGCAAAAATAGAGCTTTATAATCTCCAGGGAGAAAAACTTATAGAGAAAACAACTGACAATAATGGCTTTGTGTCATTTGAAACAAAGACAAAAGGTGCTTTTATAAAGGCAAACAAAGCAGACGAGTATGCATATCTGTATCTGAGCCCTGATACAATGATGGACATGTCCAACTACAATATTGGTGGTGAGGTAAGAGAAGATGATCTGGATGCCTTTATATATGGAGAAAGGGAGGTATGGAGGCCTGGAGACAATATCCATCTCTTCCTGATGCTTGAGGATAAGAAAGGAGCTCTTCCTGAGGATTATCCTGTAGTGGCAAGGCTTATAGACCCCAAAGGCAAAGTAAAGCAAAAGATAGTAAACTCCGAGCATATAAACCGTCTCTACTACTTTGTGTTTTCAACAGATCCTGATGATATGACAGGAAATTGGTCTGCTGTTTTTGAAGTAGGCGGGAAAGAGTTTACAAAAGCAATAGCAATAGAGACAGTAAAGCCCAATAGAATGAGAACAACGCTAACATTCCCGTCAGAAATAATACACCAATCGGAAGAAGGTATTCCCATATCAGTAGAAGTAAGCTGGCTCCACGGAGCTCCTGCAAAGGATACCAAGGTAAATATAAGCTATTCTTTATTTCCAGTAAAAACAAGCTTTGCCAATTATGAAGCCTATATTTTCGATAATCCTACTATAGATTTTCATTCTTATTACGATAAGGCTGCAGAAAAGAAAACTGACCAGGATGGGAAAACAAGTTTTACTTTTAAACCAGGCAATATAAAAGCACCAGGCTTTCTCAAAGCGGTTTTCCTATGCAGAGCATATGAAACAGGAGGAGATATAAGTATAAACACAAGCTCGGTCAAGTATTCTCCATATACACATTATGCAGGTCTAATGCTCCCAAGAGAAAAAGACAGCTGGTATGACTTTGAGAGCAAAAAAGAATATGAGATGAATGTAGTAAGTGTAACAGATGAGGGCAAACCCGCACCTAACAGGAATCTTAACATAACGATATATAAAATAAACTGGTGGTGGTGGTGGCATAAAGAGGATGATTTTACCAATTTTTTTAGAAAATATGATGCCAGAAAACTACAGAGCTGGAGAGTTACTACAGACAGCACAGGAGGAGCAAAACAGAAATTCTCCTTCGATGATGGTGGAAGATATCTCATATACGTAGAAGACCCAAAATCCGGACATGCAACAGGAAAAATAGTCTACACATCATGGTGGGGGAGGAATATGGCAGCTGTTACGGGCAATGCATCTGTATTGTTCTTCTTTCCAGATAAAGAAGAATATACCCCAGGAGAAAAAGCTAAGCTAAGCTTCCCTTCTTCTCCCGATGCAAAGCTTTATCTCGCAGTAAGCGATGCATACACAATAAAGAAACTCATTTATTTGGAAGCAGAAAAGGATAAAGATACAATAGATGTAGAGATTGACATAACAGATGACTTTGACAGCACCATGTATATACATGCATTCTTAGTACAGCCATATGATAACTTAAAAAACGACAGACCCATAAGGATGTACGGACTGCAGCCAATAAGGATAAAGAAAGAAAAATACAGTATAAGTCCTGTAATAGAAACAGATAAAAACTTCATGCCTTTTAAAACGGCAAATATCAAGATATCCGAGAAAAACGGCAAACCTATGACCTACTCCCTTGCAATAGTAGATGAGGGGCTATTGGATATAACCAACTTTAAGACCCCGGACCCGTATAATTATTTTTATGCCAAGAAAGCAATGCTACTCAATATCTGGGATACTTACGGATACATCATGTCCAGATCTCAGCTAAGTATAGGCAAAATACTCAGGCCGGGTGGCGGAGGCATGGAAGAAGAGCAAGAACAGAAAAAACAGGCAACCAGGTTTAAGCCGGTGGTAATAGTAAAGGGACCGTTTTATCTTCCTCCAGGGAAAACCATTAATCATGCAATAGACATACCCAATTATATTGGCTCAGTAAGGATAATGGTGGTTGCCCGTGATAAAAGCTCTTACGGCTCTGCAGAAAAGGCTGTTCCAGTAAAAGCATCTCTTATGACACTGGTTACTGCTCCCAGGGTTTCCAGATACGGTGATACCTTCTCCATACCTGTCAATATTACAGCCTCGGAGGAAATTATAGGAAATCAGGCAAAAGCATATATAGAAGCAGAAGGCGGAATAGAAATAGTAGGAGACAAGACCAGGTTGGTAGATATAAAAGAAGCAGGAGAGCAATACATATACTTTACCGCAAAGACAACACAACTGGGAATAGGGAAGATAACAGGATATGTGGAGGCAGGCAATCAAAAATCAGACTTTGATTTTGAGATAGATGTGCTGCCTCCAAGCGGACTGACTACAAGAGTTATAACATCTACCATAAACGGAAAATCGGCAGAAAGCTTTGATATCAATCCTATAGGCCTTGTGGGAGGCAACACATACAAGCTGGAACTATCCATAATACCTCCTATCAATCTGGAATCCAGGCTGCAATATCTTATATCCTATCCTTATGGATGTGCAGAACAGACAACATCCAGTGTATTCCCACAAATAATGCTCCCGGACATAACAAACCTGACAGAAAAAGAGAAAAAGGCAATAGAAGACCATATAAACATAGCCATAGAAAGGCTTACAGACATGCAGACATCCGATGGCGGGTTTGCATACTGGCCTGGGGAACGTTCTTATGATTGGCTTAGTAGCTATGTAGGACACTTTCTCATACTAGCAAAAAAGAAGGGCTACTATGTTCCATCTTATACAGCAGAAAATTGGCTGAATTATCAAAAAGAACTTGCAAGAGAATGGCAATATGACAAAGACAAATATTATCTCAACAATACCCAAGCCTACAGACTATACACTCTCGCTCTTGCAGGATATCCTGATATGAGTTCTATGAACAGGACACTTGCTGCGCTTAAGCAAGATGATAAAAACATCAGGGCAAAGCTGAGACTTGCAGCCGCATACGCTATATCCGGAAACAAGACAATAGCAAAAGATATAATATCAGATATTACGGATGTAAATGCTCTCATAGCGGGAGCATATGAGAATGATGATTATTGGTGGTATTCTTATGGCTCGGGACTAAGAGACCTTGCTATTGCTCTGGAAACCTTTGTCATCATACAGGATAAGGATAAAGCCTTTAAGATAGCACAGCATATTGCAGAAAGCCTCAACTCTGATAAATGGATGTCTACCAATACTACTGCATATTGTCTGTATGCTATAGCACAGTATATAAACTCCTCAGGAGACTCATCCAAGGTTATGGCAGAATATAGCTGGCAGAATAATATAATATCCATAGACTCGGATAAACCCATACAACTCATAACCCTTGATGGAGAAAAAGGAGGGAAACTCACAGTAAGAAACAAGACAGACTCTCCTATCCATACCAGAGTCATATCATCGGGATACCCACCACTGAGAGAAGCAAAACCTATGGAAAACCTTATAAAACTCGATGTGGAATTCTATGATAAAAACTCAAAGCCAATAAGTCCAAAAAACATAACACAAGGAACAGATATTATAATCAAAATCACGGTTGAAAATCCGTCAAACACAAAATACAGGAACATAGCTCTGTCACTTATAGTACCCAGTGGATGGGAGATTCTTAACCAGAGGCTCTTTGAAACAGCCATAACCAAGAACCAGAGCAGCTTTAGCTATCAGGACATAAGGGATGACAGGATATACACCTTCTTTGATATAGAGCCAAAAGAAAAGAAAAACTATGTTTTCCTCACAACAGCAGCATACGAGGGAGAGTTTTTCTTCCCATCGGTTCTGGTAGAGGAGATGTACAACCATGAAATCAGGGCAGAAAGTGCGGCATTCTTTACAAAAGTACTTAAAGCAGATAAATAA